The genome window ccattttttttggcAATTTGATTTTTGCTACTAAGCATGCGAAGCTTGAATTTCCGGACATTAGTTTCATTATGAtttattgatatatttttattatttaaaaaaatttgtgATATgcttcttttattattttcacatttattaggattaatattattcagatatttaatatatttctttgtattattactatagaaactttttgtaatatttataaaacttaaattattaattgatGTATATACGATTAGAtctttatacatattaacATTCAAACCACTACTTAGTAAGCATCTGTGTGCATTCAATAGcacatataaatttactgctcgttttttttttaacatctTTAAACAAATcataaataacaaaaataagaaaaaattatttattttcgtTAAATTAAACTTCTATGTACCTTTATAATCCAAAACATGtttaaaatcaaaaatgtctgtaaaaaattttataaaattatttttctgaTAACTTTagaaataacaaaataaaaacttcCAATGTGTATGTTCAATATAAACATGTGGTATAATTGTaattgaatataaaaaagaaattatatattcatattgtAATCATTTCGAATTAATCAAATTTCTAAGTGTATTCCATCACTTTATTACTCGATAAATACTAACAATATtgttgttttatatttccaataatttaataaagtaagaaataatacattCCTCTTTAAAACCTCCACcctatatattattttatcgatgttatcattatttctgtataaaaatatgaaactctaaatttgaaaattttgttaagagctcaaattatttaacaaatacatgtataaaccattcaatattatttactaCCTTTcctcatatttttttttcctattATAAGTATTTGTATACCTACCTTTTCaattacaaataaaatatgtacatatattttataactATGCCTTTTATTTCCACAtacattcatatatatatgtacacgCACATGTATAAAACTTATTTAACGCCAAATTTGCTAATTTGATAGTTCTTTGTATTTCAACACAAGGCGAAAATTGCTACACCTACATaagttataaaataaaaaaaataaaaaacatgaagcaattttatattttaataatatttaggaaatattatttaatatgcgtatttttttattttttactttttacTTTTCAAAGCaatagatatattatttgccAAAATATGGGaactcaaaaaaaaaaatatatatatatcataaaatGATTAGGCCATAGAGTGGgtatttcataaaaaataatattgttatatGAATAGATCAGCTAAattaagaataaaaaaaaatgtataaacattttattatttataaaaaaataaaataaaagcaatttttttcgaatttgtaataattacatattcatataatgtCTGCATATACCtaacattttttacttaatatttttgtattatttaaaatatttcatattttttttcccattaaaacaacaaaaaatattatagttgggtatgaaaatatatatgtttataatgGCTTcctaaatatttttattatatttatatgaaataaacGGAAAACATCAAATTGAAGTTTTGAGcatatcaaaaatattcgagaaaatagaaaaaaataacacataaattttatattatacattaatattatatatacatattttttttgtttttttcacccctttaaaataatggaaatatatatgtttgtGAATAttatcgtttttttttaacacctttttatttttatttttattttcctacAATATGTGCTTAAACTTGTAGACTAAAAAAGTGAcatagaaaaataataaagaataaGAAATTTAATCTTTTTTCGCAGGAATGAACAATGTGTTTAGAAATAAATCAATGAAACCTTTttggataaaaaaaaaaagaacgcattctttttcatctttggttttttctatttataataaaaattataaaattaaaatataatgattgtaaaaaatgggtataaacaaataatagaatttcttattttatatataactatttttattcccAGAATCGAaccatatataaataacagACAGAATacaaatcatatatataataaagaaataacaCAACAATGCAACTTTAATAACAattataatagaaaaatattaaataaaaaacatttatttgtagaaaaaataaactcAGTTTCATCaaatttgaataaaaataataatatacaacaagaaaaagaaaataatgcaattccaaataaaaaattaaaaaaaaaagataaaaaaatatttaaaaaatataaagatcTTTTAGATATTATACCAAATAAAACTACCGAATATGATATGATTGATGctttagaaaaaattaaagcaTTAGCTGTTCATAAATTTGTTGAAAGcatagatatatatttatcttttaatccgaaaaaatcgaaaatgacaaaaaatgataatataaaaacatttataacatttcctcataatttaaagaaaaaaagagaaaaaaaagtatatgtAGTAACGAATAATAACCTTTATAAAACAGCAATCAATGCAGGTATGTTTTTATGatttatgaacaaaatacaaataaaaataagatcATGTCTACATcctataattataaatatctgtctctatattatatatctttctttttttctattttttatacttttcacattttttttacaaaatatgaCACAGGAGCGGATATTGTTGGAGAAGATGATTTGATAAATAagataaaagaaaaagaaataaagttgcaaaaaaaaaataataattttttattatgtacAAATGATGtaatacataaattaaCTCGGATTGGTAAAGAAATAGGAAGTAAAGGTTTAATGCCAAATGAGAGATCTGGAACATTAGTT of Plasmodium berghei ANKA genome assembly, chromosome: 6 contains these proteins:
- a CDS encoding 50S ribosomal protein L1, apicoplast, putative, giving the protein MIVKNGYKQIIEFLILYITIFIPRIEPYINNRQNTNHIYNKEITQQCNFNNNYNRKILNKKHLFVEKINSVSSNLNKNNNIQQEKENNAIPNKKLKKKDKKIFKKYKDLLDIIPNKTTEYDMIDALEKIKALAVHKFVESIDIYLSFNPKKSKMTKNDNIKTFITFPHNLKKKREKKVYVVTNNNLYKTAINAGADIVGEDDLINKIKEKEIKLQKKNNNFLLCTNDVIHKLTRIGKEIGSKGLMPNERSGTLVTEFLLSKHIKLFKFENTYIFKLNKLNTLNLNVGDVYMSIDQIKENILHLFDHLDNLEFFHFNVKNLKSMYLSSTMGFPFKIKKSNL